In Phycisphaerae bacterium RAS1, the genomic window AGCTACCTGCGCGATTTCTGCACCGAGGCGTTCACGCAGGCCGCAATGGCGGTGAGCGGACACCTGGTCACGATTGCGTTCGTGCCGCCGGCCAATTCGCCGACGACCATCGCCACCTCGCGCAGCGGCCTGACGATCGTCCCGCTGAACCCCGACTACACGTTCGACCAGTTTGTCGTCGGACCCTCGAACCGGCTGGCGCACGCGTCGTGTCGAGCGGTCTGCAGCCAGCCCGGATCGCTCTACAACCCGCTCTTCGTCCACGGCGCGTCCGGGCTGGGGAAATCGCACCTGCTGCAGGCCATCTGCGCCGAAATGCTGCGGGCGAACCCGACCCTGCAAGTGGCCTATATTTCGTGCGAGACATTCGTAAATGACTTCGTGCGCGCCATCGAGACCGGCGGCCTGCCCACCTTCCGCGACAGCGCCCGCCACCTGGACGCGCTGGTCATCGACGACGTACAGTTCCTGGCCAACCGAGAATCAAGCCAGGAAGAGTTGTTCCACACGTTCAACACGCTGTACCAGGGCCGGCGGCAGGTCGTCTTCTCCGCCGATTCGCCGCCTTCCGAGATTCCCACGCTCGAAGACCGGCTCATCAGCCGTTTTAACTGGGGCCTCGTGGCCCAGATCGACCCGCCCACGCGCGAAACGCGCCAGGCCATTCTGCAGAAGAAGGCCCGGCTGCGCGGCTCCGAGGTTCCGCTTGAAGTGCTGGACTACATCGCCGAGCGCGTCTCCGCCAATATACGGCTGCTCGAAGGCGCCCTGACCAAGTTGATCACTGAGTGCCAGCTTTCCGGAAAGCCGATGACGCTCGAAACCGCCCGCGAGGTCCTGCCCAGCTACGATGGTCAGAACAACCGCCCGCTGCAGCTTGGCGA contains:
- the dnaA_1 gene encoding Chromosomal replication initiator protein DnaA, with the protein product MGANILPWDALLQRVRTDQPALYRSWFEALPPGQLLNGQLLVPVANPAQASYLRDFCTEAFTQAAMAVSGHLVTIAFVPPANSPTTIATSRSGLTIVPLNPDYTFDQFVVGPSNRLAHASCRAVCSQPGSLYNPLFVHGASGLGKSHLLQAICAEMLRANPTLQVAYISCETFVNDFVRAIETGGLPTFRDSARHLDALVIDDVQFLANRESSQEELFHTFNTLYQGRRQVVFSADSPPSEIPTLEDRLISRFNWGLVAQIDPPTRETRQAILQKKARLRGSEVPLEVLDYIAERVSANIRLLEGALTKLITECQLSGKPMTLETAREVLPSYDGQNNRPLQLGDILQVVSQHFSIAIKELVGRRRTRSVSTPRQVAMYLSRHLTPLSLEEIGAQFGGRDHSTVLHAEKVIDAERGTNSELSDTLALLTRRLLNRK